A genomic window from Canis aureus isolate CA01 chromosome 2, VMU_Caureus_v.1.0, whole genome shotgun sequence includes:
- the KIAA0232 gene encoding uncharacterized protein KIAA0232 homolog isoform X4, giving the protein MRPICTVVVDGLPSESSSSSYPGPVSVSEMSLLHALGPVQTWLGQELEKCGIDAMIYTRYVLSLLLHDSYDYDLQEQENDIFLGWEKGAYKKWGKSKKKCSDLTLEEMKKQAAVQCLRSASDESSGIETLVEELCSRLKDLQSKQEEKIHKKLEGSPSPEAELSPTAKDQVEMYYEAFPPLSEKPVCLQEIMTVWNKSKVCSYSSSSSSSTAPPASTDTSSPKDCNSEGEAIRERSSEVPTTAHEKTRSKSKSEKENTFSHGTVEEKPALYKKQIRHKPEGKIRPRSWSSGSSEAGSSSSGHQGELKASVKCVKVRHKTREIRSKKGRNGPSRLSLKASERAERGVPVGGSSSGSGGGSIKPLCRRGKRPLKDPARRDIGSTEGRDLSLETRNDREYKEEPLWYTEPIAEYFVPLSRKSKLETTYRNRQDTSDLASEAVEELSESVHGLCISNNNIHKTYLAAGTFIDGHFVEMPAVIDEDIDLTGTSFCSLPEDNKYLDDIHLSELTHFYEVDIDQSMLDPGASETMQGESRILNMIRQKSKEKTDFEAECCIVLDGMELQGERAIWTDSTSSAGAEGFFLHDLSNLAQFWECCSSSSGDADGESFGGDSPIRLSPILDSTALNPHLLAGNQELFSDINEGSGINSCFSVFEVQCSNSVLPFSFETLNLGNENTDSSANTLGKTQSRLLIWTKNSAFEENEHCSNLSTRTCSPWSHSEETRSDNETLNIQFEESTQFNTEDINYVVPRVSSNYVDEELLDFLQDETCQQNSRTLGEIPTLVFKKKSKLESVCGIQLEQKAEHKTLETARGCGESGPHGGGYSSGVIKDIWTKMADGASATADVERADEELFPPDVSSYCCCLEVEAEAETLREPHKAVQRSEYRLWEGQKDSLEKRAFVSGELSKVDGGDYTTPSKPWDVAQDKENTFILGGVYGELKTFSSDGEWAVVPPSHAKGSLLQCAASDVVTIAGTDVFMTPGNSFAPGHRQLWKPFVSFEQNDQPRSGENGLHKGFSFIFHEDLLGACGNFQVEDPGLEYSFSSFDLSNPFSQVLHVECSFEPEGIASFSPSFKPKSILCSDSDSEVFHPRICGVDRTQYRAIRISPRTHFRPISASELSPGGGSESEFESEKDEANIPIPSQVDAFEDPQADLQPLEEDAEKEGHYYGKSELESGKFLPRLKKSGMEKSAQTSLDSQEESAGILPVGKQNQCLECSMNESLEIALESSEANCKIMAQCEEEINNFCSCKAGCQFPTYEDNPVSSGQLEEIGKKETEGRSEILHTTAILLRFLFPVLNTDVQGMNRSQEKQTWWEKALYSPLFPTPECEDKLQRVSPAHLSHDHSRGL; this is encoded by the exons ATGCGCCCTATCTGTACAGTTGTTGTGGATGGTTTACCATCTGAAAGCTCCTCAAGCTCTTATCCAGGCCCCGTATCTGTTTCTGAAATGTCTCTGCTTCATGCTCTGGGCCCAGTGCAGACCTGGCTGGGACAGGAGCTGGAGAAATGTGGCATTGATGCCATGATTTATACCCGCTACGTCCTTAGTCTTCTGCTGCACGACAGCTATGACTACGATCTGCAGGAACAG GAGAATGACATCTTCCTGGGCTGGGAAAAAGGAGCTTACAAGAAATGgggaaagagtaagaaaaagtGCTCAGATCTGactctagaagaaatgaaaaaacaggcTGCTGTCCAATGTCTTCGCTCTGCTTCTGATGAA AGCTCCGGTATCGAGACTTTAGTGGAGGAGCTCTGCTCCAGGCTGAAAGACCTTCAGAGTAAGCAAG AAGAGAAGATTCACAAAAAGTTAGAGGGGTCTCCCTCTCCAGAGGCAGAATTATCCCCTACAGCAAAGGATCAAGTGGAAAT GTACTATGAGGCATTCCCACCACTGTCTGAGAAACCAGTTTGCCTGCAGGAAATCATGACTGTGTGGAACAAGTCTAAAGTCTGTTCTTACTCTAGCTCTTCTTCATCATCCACAGCCCCACCAGCTAGCACAGACACATCCTCCCCCAAGGACTGCAACAGTGAAGGCGAAGCCATCAGGGAAAGAAGCAGCGAAGTGCCCACCACTGCACACGAGAAAACCCGGAGCAAAAGTAAAAGCGAGAAGGAGAACACATTCAGTCACGGCACAGTGGAAGAAAAGCCTGCTTTGTACAAAAAGCAGATCCGACACAAGCCCGAAGGGAAGATTCGCCCTCGCTCCTGGTCCTCTGGCTCAAGCGAAGCAGGCTCAAGCTCGAGTGGCCATCAGGGAGAGTTAAAAGCATCCGTGAAGTGTGTGAAAGTGAGACACAAGACCCGAGAAATTCGAAGCAAAAAAGGGCGAAATGGGCCAAGTAGGCTGTCGCTGAAGGCCAGCGAGAGGGCCGAGAGGGGCGTGCCTGTGGggggcagcagcagcggcagTGGCGGGGGCTCCATCAAGCCGCTCTGCCGGCGTGGGAAGAGGCCCCTGAAGGACCCGGCGAGAAGGGACATTGGAAGCACCGAAGGAAGAGACCTGTCCCTGGAGACCAGAAACGACAGAGAATATAAAGAGGAACCCCTGTGGTATACCGAGCCCATCGCTgagtattttgttcctttgagtAGGAAGAGTAAACTAGAGACCACGTACCGAAACCGACAGGATACGAGTGATCTGGCATCAGAGGCAGTGGAAGAGTTGTCGGAATCAGTGCACGGTCTTTGTATCAGcaacaataatattcataaaacATACCTCGCAGCAGGTACTTTCATTGATGGTCATTTTGTAGAAATGCCTGCAGTTATCGATGAGGATATTGACCTCACTGGGACCTCATTCTGTTCTCTCCCAGAGGACAACAAGTATCTGGATGATATTCATCTATCAGAATTAACACACTTCTATGAAGTGGATATTGATCAATCCATGTTGGATCCTGGTGCCTCAGAAACAATGCAAGGAGAAAGTCGGATCTTGAATATGATTCgacaaaaaagcaaagagaaaacagattttgaGGCAGAATGTTGCATAGTGTTAGATGGGATGGAGTTGCAAGGGGAACGTGCAATATGGACAGACTCCACCAGCTCTGCGGGTGCTGAGGGCTTCTTCCTGCATGACCTCAGCAATCTGGCTCAGTTTTGGGAGTGCTGTTCATCCAGCTCTGGCGATGCCGACGGAGAGAGTTTCGGAGGAGATTCTCCAATTAGACTCTCTCCGATCTTGGACAGCACAGCACTCAATCCGCATTTGCTTGCTGGCAATCAGGAGCTCTTTTCAGATATTAATGAAGGATCTGGCATAAACTCGTGTTTTTCAGTGTTTGAAGTGCAATGCAGTAATTCTGTTCTACCATTTTCGTTTGAAACTCTCAACTtgggaaatgaaaatacagattctAGTGCTAATACGCTTGGGAAAACCCAGTCTAGATTGCTAATATGGACCAAAAATAGTGcctttgaagaaaatgaacactGTTCTAATCTTTCAACAAGAACTTGTAGCCCATGGTCCCATTCAGAAGAAACACGTTCAGACAACGAGACGTTAAATATTCAGTTTGAAGAGTCCACACAGTTTAACACAGAAGATATTAATTACGTAGTTCCTAGAGTCTCGTCGAATTATGTAGATGAAGAACTTCTAGATTTTTTGCAAGATGAAACTTGCCAGCAAAACAGTAGAACACTAGGAGAAATTCCTACCTTAGTTTTCAAGAAAAAATCGAAACTAGAATCTGTCTGTGGTATTCAGCTAGAGCAAAAGGCGGAACACAAAACCTTGGAAACTGCACGAGGGTGTGGTGAAAGCGGTCCACATGGAGGTGGCTACAGCTCAGGGGTTATTAAAGACATTTGGACAAAGATGGCAGATGGGGCATCGGCTACGGCAGACGTGGAAAGAGCGGATGAGGAGTTGTTTCCGCCAGACGTCAGTAGCTACTGCTGCTGCCTGGAGGTTGAGGCCGAGGCCGAGACCCTGCGGGAGCCTCACAAGGCTGTGCAGAGGTCCGAGTACCGtctgtgggaggggcagaaagacaGCCTGGAGAAGAGAGCTTTTGTTTCCGGGGAGCTGTCGAAGGTGGATGGTGGAGACTATACCACACCCTCTAAACCTTGGGATGTGGCCCAAGACAAAGAGAACACATTCATTCTCGGAGGAGTTTATGGAGAGCTCAAAACCTTTAGTAGCGACGGGGAGTGGGCCGTCGTGCCGCCCAGCCACGCCAAGGGGAGTCTGTTACAGTGTGCAGCTTCCGACGTGGTGACCATAGCTGGGACAGACGTCTTCATGACCCCAGGGAACAGTTTTGCTCCTGGTCACAGGCAGTTATGGAAGCCCTTTGTGTCGTTCGAACAGAACGATCAGCCGAGGAGTGGGGAAAACGGATTACATAAaggattttcttttatcttccatGAAGACCTACTAGGAGCATGTGGTAACTTTCAGGTTGAAGATCCTGGGCTGGAGTACTCCTTCTCTTCCTTCGACTTGAGCAATCCGTTCTCCCAAGTTCTTCACGTTGAGTGTTCGTTTGAACCCGAAGGGATTGCCTCTTTCAGCCCTAGTTTTAAACCGAAATCCATCCTTTGCTCTGATTCAGACAGCGAAGTGTTTCATCCCAGGATATGTGGCGTTGACAGAACCCAGTACCGGGCCATTCGGATCTCTCCCAGGACTCACTTCCGCCCAATTTCGGCATCTGAGCTGTCCCCAGGGGGAGGAAGTGAGTCGGAATTTGAATCTGAGAAAGATGAAGCGAATATTCCCATTCCTTCTCAAGTTGATGCATTTGAAGACCCACAGGCAGATCTCCAACCGCTGGAAGAAGATGCCGAGAAAGAAGGCCATTACTATGGAAAATCAGAGCTGGAGTCGGGCAAGTTCCTCCCCAGGTTAAAAAAATCTGGCATGGAGAAGAGTGCTCAGACGTCCCTGGATTCTCAGGAGGAATCAGCTGGGATTCTGCCGGTGGGGAAGCAGAATCAGTGTTTGGAATGTAGCATGAATGAATCTCTGGAAATTGCTTTAGAAAGCTCAGAAGCAAATTGTAAAATAATGGCACAATGCGAggaagaaattaataatttttgcaGTTGCAAAGCAGGTTGTCAGTTCCCCACTTATGAAGATAATCCAGTTTCTTCGGGACAGCTGGAAGAG attgggaagaaagaaacagagggaagAAGCGAGATTCTACATACCACTGCCATATTGCTTCGCTTCCTA
- the KIAA0232 gene encoding uncharacterized protein KIAA0232 homolog isoform X6, producing the protein MRPICTVVVDGLPSESSSSSYPGPVSVSEMSLLHALGPVQTWLGQELEKCGIDAMIYTRYVLSLLLHDSYDYDLQEQENDIFLGWEKGAYKKWGKSKKKCSDLTLEEMKKQAAVQCLRSASDESSGIETLVEELCSRLKDLQSKQEEKIHKKLEGSPSPEAELSPTAKDQVEMYYEAFPPLSEKPVCLQEIMTVWNKSKVCSYSSSSSSSTAPPASTDTSSPKDCNSEGEAIRERSSEVPTTAHEKTRSKSKSEKENTFSHGTVEEKPALYKKQIRHKPEGKIRPRSWSSGSSEAGSSSSGHQGELKASVKCVKVRHKTREIRSKKGRNGPSRLSLKASERAERGVPVGGSSSGSGGGSIKPLCRRGKRPLKDPARRDIGSTEGRDLSLETRNDREYKEEPLWYTEPIAEYFVPLSRKSKLETTYRNRQDTSDLASEAVEELSESVHGLCISNNNIHKTYLAAGTFIDGHFVEMPAVIDEDIDLTGTSFCSLPEDNKYLDDIHLSELTHFYEVDIDQSMLDPGASETMQGESRILNMIRQKSKEKTDFEAECCIVLDGMELQGERAIWTDSTSSAGAEGFFLHDLSNLAQFWECCSSSSGDADGESFGGDSPIRLSPILDSTALNPHLLAGNQELFSDINEGSGINSCFSVFEVQCSNSVLPFSFETLNLGNENTDSSANTLGKTQSRLLIWTKNSAFEENEHCSNLSTRTCSPWSHSEETRSDNETLNIQFEESTQFNTEDINYVVPRVSSNYVDEELLDFLQDETCQQNSRTLGEIPTLVFKKKSKLESVCGIQLEQKAEHKTLETARGCGESGPHGGGYSSGVIKDIWTKMADGASATADVERADEELFPPDVSSYCCCLEVEAEAETLREPHKAVQRSEYRLWEGQKDSLEKRAFVSGELSKVDGGDYTTPSKPWDVAQDKENTFILGGVYGELKTFSSDGEWAVVPPSHAKGSLLQCAASDVVTIAGTDVFMTPGNSFAPGHRQLWKPFVSFEQNDQPRSGENGLHKGFSFIFHEDLLGACGNFQVEDPGLEYSFSSFDLSNPFSQVLHVECSFEPEGIASFSPSFKPKSILCSDSDSEVFHPRICGVDRTQYRAIRISPRTHFRPISASELSPGGGSESEFESEKDEANIPIPSQVDAFEDPQADLQPLEEDAEKEGHYYGKSELESGKFLPRLKKSGMEKSAQTSLDSQEESAGILPVGKQNQCLECSMNESLEIALESSEANCKIMAQCEEEINNFCSCKAGCQFPTYEDNPVSSGQLEEFPVLNTDVQGMNRSQEKQTWWEKALYSPLFPTPECEDKLQRVSPAHLSHDHSRGL; encoded by the exons ATGCGCCCTATCTGTACAGTTGTTGTGGATGGTTTACCATCTGAAAGCTCCTCAAGCTCTTATCCAGGCCCCGTATCTGTTTCTGAAATGTCTCTGCTTCATGCTCTGGGCCCAGTGCAGACCTGGCTGGGACAGGAGCTGGAGAAATGTGGCATTGATGCCATGATTTATACCCGCTACGTCCTTAGTCTTCTGCTGCACGACAGCTATGACTACGATCTGCAGGAACAG GAGAATGACATCTTCCTGGGCTGGGAAAAAGGAGCTTACAAGAAATGgggaaagagtaagaaaaagtGCTCAGATCTGactctagaagaaatgaaaaaacaggcTGCTGTCCAATGTCTTCGCTCTGCTTCTGATGAA AGCTCCGGTATCGAGACTTTAGTGGAGGAGCTCTGCTCCAGGCTGAAAGACCTTCAGAGTAAGCAAG AAGAGAAGATTCACAAAAAGTTAGAGGGGTCTCCCTCTCCAGAGGCAGAATTATCCCCTACAGCAAAGGATCAAGTGGAAAT GTACTATGAGGCATTCCCACCACTGTCTGAGAAACCAGTTTGCCTGCAGGAAATCATGACTGTGTGGAACAAGTCTAAAGTCTGTTCTTACTCTAGCTCTTCTTCATCATCCACAGCCCCACCAGCTAGCACAGACACATCCTCCCCCAAGGACTGCAACAGTGAAGGCGAAGCCATCAGGGAAAGAAGCAGCGAAGTGCCCACCACTGCACACGAGAAAACCCGGAGCAAAAGTAAAAGCGAGAAGGAGAACACATTCAGTCACGGCACAGTGGAAGAAAAGCCTGCTTTGTACAAAAAGCAGATCCGACACAAGCCCGAAGGGAAGATTCGCCCTCGCTCCTGGTCCTCTGGCTCAAGCGAAGCAGGCTCAAGCTCGAGTGGCCATCAGGGAGAGTTAAAAGCATCCGTGAAGTGTGTGAAAGTGAGACACAAGACCCGAGAAATTCGAAGCAAAAAAGGGCGAAATGGGCCAAGTAGGCTGTCGCTGAAGGCCAGCGAGAGGGCCGAGAGGGGCGTGCCTGTGGggggcagcagcagcggcagTGGCGGGGGCTCCATCAAGCCGCTCTGCCGGCGTGGGAAGAGGCCCCTGAAGGACCCGGCGAGAAGGGACATTGGAAGCACCGAAGGAAGAGACCTGTCCCTGGAGACCAGAAACGACAGAGAATATAAAGAGGAACCCCTGTGGTATACCGAGCCCATCGCTgagtattttgttcctttgagtAGGAAGAGTAAACTAGAGACCACGTACCGAAACCGACAGGATACGAGTGATCTGGCATCAGAGGCAGTGGAAGAGTTGTCGGAATCAGTGCACGGTCTTTGTATCAGcaacaataatattcataaaacATACCTCGCAGCAGGTACTTTCATTGATGGTCATTTTGTAGAAATGCCTGCAGTTATCGATGAGGATATTGACCTCACTGGGACCTCATTCTGTTCTCTCCCAGAGGACAACAAGTATCTGGATGATATTCATCTATCAGAATTAACACACTTCTATGAAGTGGATATTGATCAATCCATGTTGGATCCTGGTGCCTCAGAAACAATGCAAGGAGAAAGTCGGATCTTGAATATGATTCgacaaaaaagcaaagagaaaacagattttgaGGCAGAATGTTGCATAGTGTTAGATGGGATGGAGTTGCAAGGGGAACGTGCAATATGGACAGACTCCACCAGCTCTGCGGGTGCTGAGGGCTTCTTCCTGCATGACCTCAGCAATCTGGCTCAGTTTTGGGAGTGCTGTTCATCCAGCTCTGGCGATGCCGACGGAGAGAGTTTCGGAGGAGATTCTCCAATTAGACTCTCTCCGATCTTGGACAGCACAGCACTCAATCCGCATTTGCTTGCTGGCAATCAGGAGCTCTTTTCAGATATTAATGAAGGATCTGGCATAAACTCGTGTTTTTCAGTGTTTGAAGTGCAATGCAGTAATTCTGTTCTACCATTTTCGTTTGAAACTCTCAACTtgggaaatgaaaatacagattctAGTGCTAATACGCTTGGGAAAACCCAGTCTAGATTGCTAATATGGACCAAAAATAGTGcctttgaagaaaatgaacactGTTCTAATCTTTCAACAAGAACTTGTAGCCCATGGTCCCATTCAGAAGAAACACGTTCAGACAACGAGACGTTAAATATTCAGTTTGAAGAGTCCACACAGTTTAACACAGAAGATATTAATTACGTAGTTCCTAGAGTCTCGTCGAATTATGTAGATGAAGAACTTCTAGATTTTTTGCAAGATGAAACTTGCCAGCAAAACAGTAGAACACTAGGAGAAATTCCTACCTTAGTTTTCAAGAAAAAATCGAAACTAGAATCTGTCTGTGGTATTCAGCTAGAGCAAAAGGCGGAACACAAAACCTTGGAAACTGCACGAGGGTGTGGTGAAAGCGGTCCACATGGAGGTGGCTACAGCTCAGGGGTTATTAAAGACATTTGGACAAAGATGGCAGATGGGGCATCGGCTACGGCAGACGTGGAAAGAGCGGATGAGGAGTTGTTTCCGCCAGACGTCAGTAGCTACTGCTGCTGCCTGGAGGTTGAGGCCGAGGCCGAGACCCTGCGGGAGCCTCACAAGGCTGTGCAGAGGTCCGAGTACCGtctgtgggaggggcagaaagacaGCCTGGAGAAGAGAGCTTTTGTTTCCGGGGAGCTGTCGAAGGTGGATGGTGGAGACTATACCACACCCTCTAAACCTTGGGATGTGGCCCAAGACAAAGAGAACACATTCATTCTCGGAGGAGTTTATGGAGAGCTCAAAACCTTTAGTAGCGACGGGGAGTGGGCCGTCGTGCCGCCCAGCCACGCCAAGGGGAGTCTGTTACAGTGTGCAGCTTCCGACGTGGTGACCATAGCTGGGACAGACGTCTTCATGACCCCAGGGAACAGTTTTGCTCCTGGTCACAGGCAGTTATGGAAGCCCTTTGTGTCGTTCGAACAGAACGATCAGCCGAGGAGTGGGGAAAACGGATTACATAAaggattttcttttatcttccatGAAGACCTACTAGGAGCATGTGGTAACTTTCAGGTTGAAGATCCTGGGCTGGAGTACTCCTTCTCTTCCTTCGACTTGAGCAATCCGTTCTCCCAAGTTCTTCACGTTGAGTGTTCGTTTGAACCCGAAGGGATTGCCTCTTTCAGCCCTAGTTTTAAACCGAAATCCATCCTTTGCTCTGATTCAGACAGCGAAGTGTTTCATCCCAGGATATGTGGCGTTGACAGAACCCAGTACCGGGCCATTCGGATCTCTCCCAGGACTCACTTCCGCCCAATTTCGGCATCTGAGCTGTCCCCAGGGGGAGGAAGTGAGTCGGAATTTGAATCTGAGAAAGATGAAGCGAATATTCCCATTCCTTCTCAAGTTGATGCATTTGAAGACCCACAGGCAGATCTCCAACCGCTGGAAGAAGATGCCGAGAAAGAAGGCCATTACTATGGAAAATCAGAGCTGGAGTCGGGCAAGTTCCTCCCCAGGTTAAAAAAATCTGGCATGGAGAAGAGTGCTCAGACGTCCCTGGATTCTCAGGAGGAATCAGCTGGGATTCTGCCGGTGGGGAAGCAGAATCAGTGTTTGGAATGTAGCATGAATGAATCTCTGGAAATTGCTTTAGAAAGCTCAGAAGCAAATTGTAAAATAATGGCACAATGCGAggaagaaattaataatttttgcaGTTGCAAAGCAGGTTGTCAGTTCCCCACTTATGAAGATAATCCAGTTTCTTCGGGACAGCTGGAAGAG